ATTTTAATTGACTGGCCCCAGAAACTGCCGCAGTTTTTAAATTAGCAAAAGACCCCCCTGGATGTGTTATCTAAAAGAGGTTTTCCCACTACTCAAACTGGCAATAGCCCTGGTAGCTCATGGAAAAGCTGCCAGATTTAGTTTGTAGCACTGCACCGACAGAACCCTGGCTTGGTATataaagcagaaaaacaggTATGAGGGGATCCGGTAATTGTTAGACTAAATCTAAGAATGGGCAACAAGAGTGACCTAAGCAATTTTATGATAGGTCAGTCAGTCCCAGGCGTGCCAATTTCACTACTTTAAAAAACAGCCACTCTTTTGGACTTTTTAAGTACAATAGCGTTAAAAGTATACCATGAGTGGAAtcataaatgataaaacatCCTGCAACAGTCCCTATGGGTGAACAAAGTTCAATAAAGAGGATGAACAAAGTAGAATGGCAAAAACTATGCAAGCTAACAGAAGGGCTATGACATGGCAACTGAGGGTTCCTGGTGCCTTTTGCTGACAGCAGGATCAGGACTTTAGGCGAGAAGCATAGATGTATGGACCCATAGTTCCTGGTATGAAGAGCACAGTTTGGTGACTTTACTGTAATGAGTGGGGAATGATTTCATTACACACGTTAGGTTCCATGATACCAACTGAGCGATGTTTGAGAGAAACAGGATATCTGAACATAGTTGCTGGCCAGGTGAATACCTTCACAGCTATAGTTTACTGTTCGACACTGGGATACTTGTAGCAGAAAAATGCACCAAATTCCGAGGGGCACATGCTGTATCACTGTCATGTTCCTGGAACCACACATGTTCCTGGAGCTATGCAGAGCATCTATGGATGGATAGGGCTGCTTGAAGCATGAATGCATGATTGTCCAGTCTGCAGATACTGGGTGATGCCAGTGTACTGGTTCCAAACAACTCTATGTAGGGTTTCCTCTATGTACATCTTACAGAATCTATGTCCTAAAGTATTCAGGCCATACTAGAGTCAACAGGGAGTTTAACCAGGTACCACATGtatgaacaaaataaactgGCCATTGAAAGTAAGTGGTTCGGGAGGAGTGTCAAAACATTGACATTTAAGCAAATTCTTGCTTACAAACACTGCATGCCAAGCATTAGTCCTGCGGTGGGAATAAATTACTAGATGTCTGTGCAAAGAAATTCAGCATTTGTGACTGAATGcaggttggtttttttgtttttttttttttttttgcaaaaacatACAGGACAATGTTTTTGATGGATGTGAACATACCACAGAGCTCTCAGTAGTTTTGGGTGTACTCAGCTTGAATGAGTACTGCATTGGGTGTAAGAAGAAGACTGCATATATGCTGGAGCCTTTGGACGTGTACCTAAAcaaaagaaggaaggaaatgCTACTAAACATCTGTTGCATCCTCCGTAAGTAGGAACTTATGATAACGGCAGActtaaaattcaattcaaaaacATCTTCGATGCAAAGATACCAAACAATTCCAAGTCAGTGAATAAGTTTAAATCATTCTGTGCGTACTGCTATGTTAAGCTGAATTTAAAAGTTTTGGAAGTGACTCCCTCATGGTCATCTGGTAGTGAGGGATCTATTAAACTGATTTTCACATACCAAACTGGCACAGTGGCATTCTCAGCCTGCACCCTCCATGGTCTGGAAGCGTATATGGCctctccattcaccttcatCCAGGCACCAATGCTTCTCAGACGCTCCTCAAATACAGGAGGGATCATCCCATCTGGAGTAGGACCGACATTGAGGAGGTAGTTCCCACCCATTGCAACAGTGTAAACCAGATCCTGCAGCAAGATTGAATGTTAGAGGTAACAAACAGTCTACTCTCATCTGTAAGTATTACAATCAGTAGAACTTCTGCAAAGAAAACAACTGGCATTACACTTCAAACTGTTTGGACTGggcaatgtttcttttttgttttttttaaattagtacAATCGTAGCTTTCATGCTGTTTCCTATGTAGTTGCCAAAGTCATAGCTGAACTCTGCTAACAGAGAGTCAGAACAGTCATTAATATCAGCATAATGGTCTGAAAACTTGTAGAATTGTATAAAACTGGGGAAACGGGAAAAGGGAAACTAACGTTAATTATAGTGGGAAGGTCCATTAGCTCCTTGATTTTCATGTTCCTACGGAAACCCCAAGAGTGAGTGTCGATGGACGTGCATTTCTCCCATTTGTGACTTGGCAGCTCTCCTGGAGTGAACTTATCCTTACAGTTGTAATAGCCACCATGTTTACAGGAGCATCCTTTTCCCCATCTGTCATTGGTCACCACAACATCCTATGGGACAAAAGTTTGGGTTATGGTACACAGACCTTTTCATACTCAACAGTCTGTCCtaacaatacaaaataataaagGTATAATAACTGCTGCTCTACACCACCTGGACAGGGCTGTCATTGTACAGCCAGGCCAAGAACTCTGTTGAGTTCCAGTAAGTGTCAGGTGCTTCCCAGTCTCCATCTGACCATATTAACTCTGGTTTGTATCTGTaacacatatttatttcattatcttTCAGGGTGAACTTGCTCAGGTTATCTATAATGATGCTGGTAAATAGTCTGAGAGGCCACAGCCTTAGAACAATTGCATGAGgcagtaaaaaagaaacagtactgttttcatttgtctgtttgcttacatattacacagacaacactgtaaTCTGTTATATTTACCTGGTGACCAAGTTGTAAAGCTCTGGCATAAGTTTATTGCGCACAAACTCTTGGGTATTGAAACCAGCCTTTTTATCACTCAGATACAGAGGGTTGAACCACTCATACAACGAGTTATAGAGTCCATAGTGAAGAGACCTATAGGATATAACCAATAAACGATGAGAAAATGTTCATTCAACATTTGAAAAACTTGAGGTACAATGCCTTTGGGTTCTAttccaataaataaaacaaaacgttTCGATAAAGCGTGTTGCTCACCGATTTCGTACAGCAGAAGCCAACTCGCCGACGATATCTCTATGAGGACCATCATCTACAGAATTCCAGTTCCAGGAATTCGGGGAGGGCCAGTTTGTAAAACCTTCATGGTGCTTTGCGGTGAGAACCACGTATCTGTACCGATCAAAATAAGAATCACACTGTTTCGCGCGGTAATATAACAGTCACACTGACATTTGTAAACGCACGATATACACTCACTTTGCACCAGAGGCTTCGAAAATTTCAGCCCATTCCTGTGGGTCAAAAAACTGTCCGCGCAGCAGTGGTGAAAAGTCAGCATACGTGAATCCCGGAGGATAATTCTTCATCATATACCAAACGTAGAATGGATTTCGTTCGCCCTGCCAATGCCACCAGAACCACTCGCTACCATAGCCAGGCACGGAAAAGACCCCCCAGTGTATAAAAATTCCAAATTTAGCTTCATCATACCACTCTGGAAGTGGTCGAGCATCGAGACTCTTCCAGTCAGGAGTGTATATTGCACCGATTGTTGAAACAGACAACAATATGCACAGGAATGTAGTCCATGTACTGCAAGCAAATGACCCCATGtcgttattttaaaaaatgctacGTTAGCTAGCTAATGCTTTCAATTCACGGGAATGTCCTTCAAAGATTGTTGATATTATTTATACTAACTCGATAATAACTGATAAATACCAACGACTGCCTCTTGTAAACTGTAGAATGCTCAGCTTTGTACTTATCCCATTTATATGACTCTCTTGCCCCAGATTCTACGGGTAAAGGTAGCTGTTATGCTTTTCCTGATCATATGATTTCTTGTATGTAACACATGACTTTTGGAAGTTGTAATGTTGTATTTTGAACGTCAGCCATAAGGCAGACCTGCGCATACATCCGGATCTCACAAGGGTCACCTGTTGGTTACCCCTTAACTGTCCCAAATACGGTACCATGTTCGTCCAAGTCGGGCATGTATCAAATtacaaatgtatgtatatttattatcGTCAGTTGTTTAAACGAAACGTATCTGGAAAGCCTTAAATTTGACTGTGTAAACTTAAATCTGCAGAAGATCCGGGAATCTCAAAACGAGTAAtctgacaagtttttttttcaactgtttaAAATAGTTTAAACTGTGATAATTATGAAACGATCTGTTTGCCCCCGTGCCTTAGTAAAAATGAGAATTTGGTCATTTCAGACATTTTAGTTGAGattaaagataaataaatgataacaCAAATAAAGCGATCAAAGAACACTTTTATTCACATGACCATAaagacacaaatgcacaaataattCAATGAAAAGAGGTGCAAATCAGTGCAACGTTGCTTAAACAGTTTAGagaaacaaatagaaaaattaCAAAATCCCTCACAAACTGCAGTGCACAGTCAATAAATCATCCAAGATTAGCAACCCCCCATACACACCTATCATTGGTCACCACTACCTCCAATAGGTCAACATTTTGGGTTATGGTACTTGCACTCACCTTTTCATACTCAACAGTCAATATTACAAACGCACACTCAATagagtggaaaaaaacccaatctCTATCTCACCCTGCTCACCACCTCTTCCAGCTAATGCCCTCTAGGAGGCACTATAGGTCCCTGCCTGCCAAAACACACTATTTTAAAAGCAGTTTCTCCCCCACTGTAGTAAGGACTCTGAACACTTCTCTCTAACCGTGACAGAGGCAGCTGCACTTAAATGTCCTGTGCCAATCTTGTAAATATTGTCTGTAAATTTCTGTCTTGTGGCAGCTGTGAATTCTCCTGCCTCTatcttgtaaatattgtttgtgAATACTGTCTGTGAATTTTGTCTTGTAGAATATTGTCTGCTGTGCTAGTCATTGTTTCTAATGTCTAATGTGATGTTAATATCTGCCTATGTTTAATGTCATTGACACTGCTGAATTGAGCTTACCCAGCATGCTGTTCCAACAGTAAATTCCACCAACCTTGGTCGTgtggtcattaaaaaaataattctgaaatagttaagaaaaaaattgccagAGAACAATTTATCCCTTTCAATATGAGTACCCTGTCAGAAAAGTTAAACTCTCCAAAAACAGCTGTATTGCGactgtttttccagtttttccctcatttttcaAGAAAAAGAGATCAGTGTTCATTAAATTTTTACACAATTTAGAATATATCTTCTGTAGGAGGCGTGGCTAAGATACTAAAATTTCTTCTTTTCAAACACATATTGCTCCAAAACCATTTTGAATACAAACCTATGTAAACATGTTAGGTACAACCATACTTCTACAGGTAAGTTTCTGTAAACTGTCGTAAATACCTGAACATTCTTTTACTACTCTTCCACATGCTGTAAAACACAGTTCATGACTCTATTCAATATACTCTATCCAGTTTCAGGGTCCAGGCTTGTGCTGGAGTTGGAGGCAGCTCAGGCAGAAGTATGACTAGTCCAGAGGATGGCAATGGGGCCCATCTCAGAGGTTCAGGATTCCCCAACAAGGTAACCTACACATTGGGATTCACAAACATaatcaacaacagcaaaaagaatAAGGAAAGGAATGACAACAGTGCTATAACAATGACTGTGAAAGAGTGCCACTGTGTCCCTGTGTAAAATCCTATACTTCAACACCCAGCATGCACTGACTAATAACCACTCCCACTTCTCATAATGGCAGTAGCAGTAAGTGGGGACTGGGTGGAGTGTGAACTGCACTCCATATCTGTGCCTGGATTATAAAAGTAAGTGAGggagtgagtcagtcagtcagtggggGAATCCCACAGGCAGTCTACCTGGCTAGGTGAGATAGTTATCCATTATTGTCAAGGATGTAAACTTTGTTGAGGCTGGTTTCCACAAAAAACAATGATGTATCTCCTGTTTCACTGATACCTAATACAGTCAGCATGTGACACTTTGCTGTTACAACTGACGCTACTCTAACAAAACCCTTTACTTTCCCTTGTCAGGCTCCAGTTCAAAATGCCCGCCACAAAAACTCGACAAGGAAATCGTTACAGTCTTCTTAAAGCAGTCAGTACCAGACATTGTCATCCAGCTGGTTTTCCTACTAGTCAAACTGGAATTGCTCTTCACAAAAGGTGTAACAATAGCCCTTTGGTAGATTAACCATACTGCATGTGGGACCTCAACAGCATGACGATTACTTGCCTCCCCGTACCGTATGAAAACCATTATCCTGGTGGTGTGAATAAAGTTCTGAACAATCTGCAGTAGAAACTTTGAATTCCCGATagaaaaattcaacatttgTGACTGAATGCAGATTTTCATGAAAACACAGAGTACAACATTATTGATGGATGTGAACATACCACAGAACCCTCAGTAGTTTTGGGAGTACTGAGCTTGAATGAGTACTGCATTGGGTTTATGCAGAAAACCGCATATACACTGGAGCCTTTGGATGTGTACCTATACgtgaagaaagaagaaaataatatCATCATCTCTGATATGTTACATAAGGAGGAAAAGATAAGGTTTCAGTGCAATGAATGCTGTTGAATAAAAAATGACATATCTTTAGTACAAACGTATAATCCCAATGCCATCAATGTGCACATACACTAAGACTCAAGCACGTCACAGTCTCAAAAGGGAACTAAAACTTGATCATTCTTTCGACACTGCAGAGCTGTACTTCATTAAAAAGTTTTGGAAGTGACTCCCGTCTGGTCATCTGGTAGTGAGGGATCTATTAAACTGATTTTCACATACCAAACTGGCACAGTGGCATTCTCAGCCTGCACCCTCCACGGTCTGGAAGCGTATATGGCctctccattcaccttcatCCAGGCACCAATGCTTCTCAGACGCTCCTCAAATACAGGAGGGATCATCCCATCTGGAGTAGGACCCGACATTGAGGAGGTAGTTCCCACCCATTGCAACAGTGTAAACCAGATCCTGCAGCAGCagtgaggaaatgaaaaataaaaaaacaacttcttcTCATCTATAACCACAACAATCAGCACTGTTACTACAAAAGAAAAGGATTAGTCGAACATCTGAAAATCCTTTGGCAGGAGAATTTTTCCAAATACACTCAGTTTTTTAACAGTAAAGTGATGTAGCTGCAAAGTCAGGACAGTCATCCATGTTGCGGCACAATAACATTGTCTTAATAACGGTGAAACAGTActtaaaagaggagaaagaggaaactaACATTTATTACTGCGGCAAGGTCCATTACGTCCGTGCCTTTCATGTTCTTGCGGAAACCCCAAGAGTGTATGTCAAGGGACTGGCATTTCTCCCATTTGTGACTTGGCAGCTCTCCCGGAGAGTACCTGTCTTTACAGTTATAGTAGCCACCATGTTTACAGTAACAGCCTTTCCCCCATCTGTCATTGGTCACCACAATATCCTACGGGACAAAGGTTTGATTCACGGCACTTTACACAGacctttttcatatttacacaacactctGGTCcagaaatacaaaataataaagGTATAATAACTGCTGTACTACACCACCTTGACAGGGCTGTCATTGTACAGCCAGGCCAAGAACTCTGTTGAGTTCCAGTAAGTGTCAGGTGCTTCCCAGTCTCCATCTGACCATATTAACTCTGGTTTGTATCTGTaacacatatttatttcattatcttTCAGAGTGAAATTCCTCTGACTATAAATGATGCTAGTAACAACTTGACAACCCACAACATTTAGACAAGTACATCACATGTTTTTAATGTAGCTGGGTTGTTTCAGTTCAATTTTCAGTTCCCTGTTTGCTTACAAACTACAAAGACAACATTGTAGCCTGATAAATTTACCTGGTGACCAAGTTGTGAAGCTCTGGCATAAGTTTATTACGCACAAACTCTTGGGTCTTGAAACCAGCCTTTTTATCACTCAGATAGATAGGGTTGAACCATTCATACAACGAGTTATAGAGTCCATAGTGAAGCGACCTGTAAGATATGATCAATAAAACGATGCAAAAATATTCAGTCAACATCTTGATGTACAATGCCTTTGACCTCTGAAGAGATGAAATACGACCAGCGTCTCTGTAAAGCATGTTGCTCACCGATTTCGCACGGCAGATGCCAAATCGCCGACGATGTCTCTATGAGGACCAGTATTAACAGAATTCCAGCTCCAGGTGTTCGGGGAAGGCCAGTTTGTAAAACCCTCATGATGCTTCGAGGTAAAGACCACGTATCTTTACAGATAAAAAATCGCATTCTTAAAGTTTTTATGTGGCAATTTTAAGTCACATTTAAATTATTGCAAACTTGCGTAATGCACTCACTTAGCACCCGAAGCTTCGAAGATGTCAGCCCATTCGTGTGGATCAAAAAACTGACCGTGCAACATAGGTGCAAAGTCCGCATAGGTGAATCCCGGAGGATAATTCTCCATCATAAACTTAATGTAGTTCGGATCTTGCCGGCCCTGCCAAAACCACCAGAACCACTCGCCATAGCCACCATAGCCAGGTACGGAAAAAACACCCCAGTGAATAAAAATTCCAAATTTTGCCTCGTCGTACCAGTTCGGAAGTGGTCGAGCATCCAAACTCTTCCAGTCAGGAGTGTATCGACCACTGAATGCAGAAATGAATGACGATACACAGAAGATCAACAGCCATGTGCTGGGAGAAAATGCCCCCATTTCTCAAATAAGAAACTTAATTTAGATAAAACAGCGGACTAATGCTTACAGCTTATCTTTATTTTACACACTGActctttaaaaaagagaacagttcTGATATCAACAGGCGACAAAGCGTAACAAAACTTCAAGGTgtgcgttacaccttcagtCATCGGATAATTCTGTTTTCCATGAACCACGCACTAACCATCGTTATTCTTTTCCTGGTCATATGATGTTTGCCCGTTCATCACATGACGTCTCGAAATTTGCAGTTTACATATTTTGCAAAGAGCCACCTGGTCACAAGACAGTATTGTATCAGTGTACAATTCCTCAGCACTGGACCTCATTCACCAGCCGTTCTTAAGAAGAAAATTtattcttaaaacccactttcgcagttttctgacatccaccaatgttttcttatttgggatttgttcttaggtaagaacagaatccACGCACGCAATTAGCACACTTACGCaaatttgagtgctgacatgtttgtgcaaaataattgtttattgcgttttcttcagttctacagttgtataatataACAAGATTAAAATTacaataacatttttaataattgttttcactgttttacaaagcattatggccttttaaaataaataaactctacATTAACACTTCACggaacactccagaatgtaatgcatatttattcatactttttgtacaatgaaaaaaaaagagcaatatgagaatataacagtttaTCAcaggagactgtgataagtgagcaggaGGCCTAGTTTTACATGCACTGCTtattatcccatctgaaaccagaaaGGTTGTAAAGCAtatgtgtgagaatcagtctgTTTTACTTCAACATATGGATGCATTTCCGCAAGAAAAtgcaattacaatttacaatttggtatttagcagatgcttttagccaaagcgacttacaataagtgcatcagtcagatcctattacctcataaacagagatcacacattaatttacccttcgtattacgctcctggaattctgtgacagtgaatgacaaacacaaacacaagacaaggttagtatttttatataatggtggagaagaggcgtggtcaggAAGAAcagctgccgggttcccgaagtgaggggaccgtcagttggcCAGAGGTTGTAGAGCGGGGGGTTCTGGCAGGggtataaggagttatcagggaCTAAAGGTATGAttgggcggagcctcttgtggcctggtaggccagcaccagtgtcttgaactggatgcgggctgctaccggaagccagtggagtgcagtaaggagtggagtgacatgagagtgctttgggaggttgaataccaggtgAGGTGTGCAGcggcattctgaacaagctggagcggcctgatggcgcaggtcggcaagccagccagtaataCATTGAAGTAGTCAAGGTGGGAgttgacaagcgcttggaccactGGGTCACCTGTTGCCTGAAGAAGGGGCAGAtcttcctgatgttgtagagggagaatctgcaggatcgagtgactgccgcgatgtgactggagtaggtCAGCCGGTCGTCaagggtcacgccaaggtttttggctgctctggaggggaacaccacagatccctcaatggtgattgcagtgtcgatcgttggggagttcttagcgggaaaaaacagaagctcagttttctccaggttgagtttgagatggttagcggacatccaggatTGGCAATGTCGGCCAAGCAGGCTGCAATGCgaaggctgaacctgagagtcggaggagggagaggagaagaccagctgtgtatcatcagcgtaaCAGTGGCAGGAGAGACTGTGGGCGGGGATAACTTGGTCACAGTGATctggtgtaaagagagaagaagagtggaccaagtacagaacctaaatgtgaatgtgactgtgtcGCATCATCGAATCCTAACTGTGGAAATAGCTACTTCACCTGCCTCCAGCAAAGGTGTAGTCACAGAGCATTAAATCCAGGCCATTAAATCCAACCATCGACTGCTGCTGTACGCAGTCGCTagttcttatttttttaaaaaaaaaataaggagtGGACTGATAATTTGCTGTATACAAACACACCGCTACTCATTAGGATGGACCTGTTGCCGCTGCAATGGAATCAATATCATGGGAACTACGGGAGTAGAAGAGTTAGAAAAACGCCCGgaatacatataataaataataataatacgtccTACCACTAGGGATGGAAGAATAATATATGATAGCTGTGCAATCACATAATGAATATCCAGAGACTTGACTTTAACTGTGTGAGCTCAACATTTATTGAAGACACTGGTATATTGCAGTACATGCGCTCAGTAACTTCATcacatctgtatctgtgtgcagCACTGCATACTACATTGGCGGACGTACGACCAAGCATAATATTTTGTATTTAGATAtattttttctatatttttaaaaatttaagcagtattttttttatcatatgtACAGATGGTCGTAAGTCGCATAGGTTGTAAGTCGGGGAGAAGCTGTATTAAAATAtctggacagagcagacgcagcctTCGCttctgtctgctactgcacacgcgttgcattgaaccattaaagcgggagcagaagttatggctcaagctacttgttggtcGTTAGAAAAGAGCCCAGAATTATGAGAAATGAGGTCAGAATTGCGAGGGGGAAAAGGAATtgcgaggaaaaaaaagtcaaaattgtGAGAAATTAAGTCGGAATTCCAAGAACTAAAGTCGGacttgtgagaaataaagtcgcaattaagcaagtttttttttttaaatacggCCATAGATTTGGGTGCACACTGCCCTGtagtctcatgcccttttatggggattggtggggcgtttacctatgctaattaggaacaactggcacgcGCTTTCAATTTATGAagacaatgggattcatcattatatgAACAATGATGGAATAATTCTGTGGTTTAAGAGCACGTTGTGAATTTGATGTAGGCTTTTTCTTAGGActtttctcaagaacaaatttaagaaaacacTTGgaaagatattggtgaatgaggcccgtTGGACCCGCAAATCTTCCTAAGTTTTAAATTTCTTCTTAAGGATGACTGGTCTATCAGGCTCATGTTCTTTAGTCAGAAAATGGGCGTTTTATTGTCCGTTGTGCACACagaaactgggagaaaaaaaaaaaaacccaccaccagCAAAAATCTGCATGAGCACTGACTGGAAAAGAGAGCAGTTTACAATGACAGTAAAATGAGAGAATATGTCATCAGCATCCAACGAATACAGTACATAAGGGAATGCCACTTT
This sequence is a window from Chanos chanos chromosome 12, fChaCha1.1, whole genome shotgun sequence. Protein-coding genes within it:
- the LOC115824721 gene encoding LOW QUALITY PROTEIN: tissue alpha-L-fucosidase-like (The sequence of the model RefSeq protein was modified relative to this genomic sequence to represent the inferred CDS: deleted 1 base in 1 codon) translates to MGAFSPSTWLLIFCVSSFISAFSGRYTPDWKSLDARPLPNWYDEAKFGIFIHWGVFSVPGYGGYGEWFWWFWQGRQDPNYIKFMMENYPPGFTYADFAPMLHGQFFDPHEWADIFEASGAKYVVFTSKHHEGFTNWPSPNTWSWNSVNTGPHRDIVGDLASAVRNRSLHYGLYNSLYEWFNPIYLSDKKAGFKTQEFVRNKLMPELHNLVTRYKPELIWSDGDWEAPDTYWNSTEFLAWLYNDSPVKDIVVTNDRWGKGCYCKHGGYYNCKDRYSPGELPSHKWEKCQSLDIHSWGFRKNMKGTDVMDLAAVINDLVYTVAMGGNYLLNSGPTPDGMIPPVFEERLRSIGAWMKVNGEAIYASRPWRVQAENATVPVWYTSKGSSVYAVFCINPMQYSFKLSTPKTTEGSVVTLLGNPEPLRWAPLPSSGLVILLPELPPTPAQAWTLKLDRVY
- the fuca1.2 gene encoding alpha-L-fucosidase 1, tandem duplicate 2, with amino-acid sequence MGSFACSTWTTFLCILLSVSTIGAIYTPDWKSLDARPLPEWYDEAKFGIFIHWGVFSVPGYGSEWFWWHWQGERNPFYVWYMMKNYPPGFTYADFSPLLRGQFFDPQEWAEIFEASGAKYVVLTAKHHEGFTNWPSPNSWNWNSVDDGPHRDIVGELASAVRNRSLHYGLYNSLYEWFNPLYLSDKKAGFNTQEFVRNKLMPELYNLVTRYKPELIWSDGDWEAPDTYWNSTEFLAWLYNDSPVQDVVVTNDRWGKGCSCKHGGYYNCKDKFTPGELPSHKWEKCTSIDTHSWGFRRNMKIKELMDLPTIINDLVYTVAMGGNYLLNVGPTPDGMIPPVFEERLRSIGAWMKVNGEAIYASRPWRVQAENATVPVWYTSKGSSIYAVFFLHPMQYSFKLSTPKTTESSVVTLLGNPEPLRWAPLPSSGLVILLPELPPTPAQAWTLKLDGVY